In the Corythoichthys intestinalis isolate RoL2023-P3 chromosome 18, ASM3026506v1, whole genome shotgun sequence genome, CCGAGGCTTGGCCGGGCTTGACGTCGGGCTTCGGGGAAGCTCGGCACGGCGCCCCCTCCTCCGGAGCGGCGTCCTGGCCGACGGCCGCGTAGGCTCGGCCCCGGCCGGCGGTGTCGCCGCTCGGTTCCGCCGCCTCCGCCGCGAAAAGGCCGGCCTCGGCACCGGCCGGGGGCCGCGGGACCGGGAAAGAGTGCAGGAATACGGCGGACGAGGTGGGCTTGGGCTGCGCGAcgatgctgctgctgctgctgctgccgccGCAGTTGCTGTTGCCGCCGCCGCTACCGCTGCGGTAGGCCGTCTGCGCCGAGACCGCTTCTCCGAGAGAGTAGCGCTCGGGGCCGCTCCGGTTCGGCGTGACTTGCTCACCCCGGCCGCCGCTGCCGGCCGCCTCTTCTTGGACTCTTCCCGCCGCCGTCGCGGGCTCCGGCTCCGGCCCGAGATGGCGGCAACGGCGCTCCTCCACGTCCGCGTCGCCGCCGTCTCCCGCTCCTAGGCCGCCGAGCTCGGCGGCCGGCTCGGGCTCGGGCTCCGCGGCCGGCTCGGGCGCCCCTTCGGGCATTCGCCCGGAACCCGGCTCCGGCGAGCCGTCGTCGCTCGTCGCCGTCGAGCGAATCGCCGCAGCTCCTGGCTCGGTGGCCACGGCCGCCATTTTCTTCCGCTATGCAAGCGAGCTAGCGTCGCCCCGCCTCTACCCGTACAAAGGTTCGGCCGATCGGCGCTCCGCGATTGGCCGCGCGGACTGTCCGTCAAACGGAAGCCCGAGTGACATACGCCGCGATTGGTCCGAGATACGGAAGTGCTCTGACGTCACCGAGATTTTCGTCTTgaggcgaaaaaacaaaacaaaacaaaacaaaaccaaaccaaaaaactaaaaacaaaacactggGCGACTTCCCATTGATCAACTGAATTAAGTCACTCGGACGCCGTACGTTATTTTCTATTCGACGCTTTATAAGCAGAGAAAAGAGCACAGGGGGTCTATTGTCAcgcaaataataaaataaatgaaatcgtTTGATTTCATGAGCTCAATTTTCTACTGTTCAGCGTCAGCCTCATTGCAcgtcttcatccattagtgaacaccaggggcgtcactaggtttttAGGATCAGAgggggcttagcccccaggagttacacaggatgtaagtgaatGTAGCGTACAAGCGCACAATTtcacaaacagctaacaaagactgatcatttctatactgtatataatacaagggcgtaggtttggtctctgaagagaatgccactggccgctagggggcagcgccgttccatagtaATGTTATTCATCTCAACAGTGGGAGAGTTAGTAGTTGTATGAGACGTATATGCTATTGCTATGTGCTATGTGTGCTTCACACGTATTTCTGGAAGTCTACTCACTGTTAATGTCAATTATGtgcctcttgttgtattttggcttATATATGTACAGAGAAAGATATGCTATCTGTTGTGTTAGTACTTGTTGTTCTGTTTTCCTCTATTCAGTTAAGTTAGTATGCTGTGGCTAATGAGCTATTTTCTTGTTCTTCAGGGTTCCCTCATCTTTGTCAATAAACGAGAATTATAACTTGACATTGAGGGGTATTTCTtcagtctcaacattggtaaggaCAGGCAACAGCATCACCTGCAtgtgcactttttgctggggacggcacattaataagaccaaacagattgggtgagggctacatttcttgaaacttccagaataaatgtctggatttcattagcaaatttttacatttcaatATTGGAACACAAATGATATTAACATACTTATAGACTTTTTATCTcgactatgattaatgtatgaatATCTGAGAAAATATcttcataggctgcaaatacaaatatttttaaacaaataagtacttttgaaataaattcaagtcatcagccaatcaaacgtgcatttgtggggaaaaaatggactggcacactcTAGAGGTCAAAGAGGTAAATGTACGTTACCGTTCAAAAGTAGAAATGTcctcctttttgaaagaaaagcactgtttttttttgtttttgttttttcatggaAATAACATTAAGCTAATCAAGAAAAACACTCTATACATTATTATGTGGTAAATGACTATTTTAGCgggaaatgtccggttttaatgcaatatctacgtcgttttgtaaagaggcccatttacagcaaacattactccagtgttctaatggtacattgtgcttgctagttgccttagaacagacatgtacgaagtccggcccgggtgccaaatgcggcccgtgctcaaatttcatccggcccccagcctctgtcataaaatcagtaacgtctggcctgcacacagacgtaataaattggtcagcagtactgctaccagcatatgaagtagcttacacaccaaatgctgttcctcatttacccactaaaagggaccagcactcgaagcaacattacccgatgtgaccttttacttccaattttctaaaatggcgccaatcaacaacaacaaaaagttgactgcgacagcttcaaggataggtggaaattggattatttcttcactaaaatgcgcaacaactgtgtctgcctcatttgcaaagagaaagTAGCTGTTTTTTAAAGAGTtccatgtgaggcgatattacaaaacaagacacgctgacatgtatgacgagattacagggaagatacgccgcgagaaattgaagcaacctgAAGCTTgtctaatttcacagcagcagtatttcgcaaaagcccgagtgtcgaaagagaacgccacaaaggtgagattgttgaaatgatgaattaaaaaaaaaaaaaaaaatcaaacaaatgtgacacacagaagggcttgctaaaaatgattgaaatatattgttctatgtaaatcagcccaggtagcccccccacatttttgccacaccaaatctggccccctatgcaaaaagtttggacacccctgccttagaaGGATAATAGATGATTAGAAAACCTTGCGCAATGATGTTGGCACAGCTCCAAACGGTTTAGGTGGTTAGAGAAGCTATAAAACGGATCTTCCTTTGAGCTAGTTGGATATCTGGAGCATCacctttgtgggtttgattcaactctcaaaaaagacaactttcacgTGAAAGTCGACAATCTGTTCTTAGAAATGAAGGCTATTCCATTTGAAAAATTGCTAAGAAATGGAAGATTTTCTATAACGCTGTGTACCACTCCCTGTAGAGAGCAGTACAAACAAATCTAACCAGAGTAGAAAGAGAAGCGGGAGGCCCCGCTGCACAACCAATCAAGAAGACAAGTCATTAACAGTCCTCTGTTTTAGAAATAGATGCCTCGCAGGTCCTCATCTAGCAGCTTCATTAAATAGTACCCCTAGAACGCCAGTGTCAATGTCGACAGTGAAGAGACGACTCCGGAGCGCTGGTTTTCAGGGTGGCGCGGCAAAGGAAAAAGCCATATCTGAGACAGGCTAATAAAAGGAAACGATGAATATGGCCAAAAGAACACGGACATTGGCATTGACATTCTGAAGGAAAACAAGAAATTGTCCGGGAgttcccaaacttttgaacggtagtgtaagtCTTAACGTAATGAAAATCattcacttcataatggtagggtcaattatatCCTTAAAGCATTTGGGaagacaaaatgacacaaaatgacctatataactgaactcattatgatgtgcttaaaagttggcggggacaatttcagcatcctgaaaagttgctagagttatgtccctaccgctcctatgcaaacctacgccctggtAATAAGGGTGGAAaagactcaggtgacttgaagttgcgctctgagacccccaatttggccaatttcaaaattgtcctttatgcatgtttgatacatcattggaaagcttcaaatctcaattttctggggggaaaaagttttaaacaggagggcatttaaatgttttttttttttttaaacagcaataccctaactggaggtgagggcacgcgagagcataattaaaaacgccacgatttgaacgagatattatcgcgtacttacctcttttccatcccaaaactccatgtagcgtgtatcaccgagtgtcaagacacagctgcgaatggccacagctggattttggagggattttatggatgaaacacgGTCATATAACgagagtcgcgatgcagaaatcgcagacatcgatgagcggttgagattttctttttgaagtatttacccttttaaactttttttccccaatttgtctttgtttggatcgatttttatcatctaaaatattggggcaaATGTGACGTtatcaaaaaaatacaattaagcgatagttatgaggtagataccggtgacctttttacagacgccatttgtttcatgttgtacatttttcaagtcatacaagctgttataaatgttcacactagaattcttaatgtttagactgcatgtgcaattgttaaattgaaagctggtaaataaattgaatgagaaacggttcatttgtattccatgcatttattcaaatgttcaaattatataacagtcggcttgggcgaatttatcgtcatttatcgttaccgaggtaaatctgctcaatttatcgtgatacgtactgaaggccatatcgcccagccctaattgacatattgttctatcaaacacaagagttgctttggcttaaaatacagccgtttcttttaaagaggggttgtaagagcagaaagtgctttttcagactcgtctgtgttttccgccatatataaaatgCTACGTGTGTTCCGTACAGTACACACTAAACTCTAGCACTAAACTAGCACCTCCACAATGCATTGAATAGGGGGCTTTAGTCCCCCTAAAATAGGCCTAACTGGTGAACACTATGTCATTGATGGAATGTGGTTGGAATGGAATGAACCCGAAGCCTCATTTGACATTGAGATGATGAAGTAAAAAAATCAAGTCTATTTGcagtttttattcaaaatatttttaattatgaaTCATTGTTGTATTTTCTCAAATATGATGagttaaattataaataaatctaaatggattggacgcctaatgctgtcaatggcagcgaatcattgccctaaaaaaaaaaaaatccaaactcgTGCATGAAAGAGGTTGGCTTCGGACTATCAACCCTTTAATCATGTGTTCAATTGTTTCAAGCAAGATGAGTtttacattacaaaaaaaaaaaagatgactaTTGTCACTTTTTCTATTTGTATTGAGATTAGTACACATTGGCAAGATCATTTATTCAGTCATTTCATGTTAAAATTGAAAATCCCCGGCGGGTTAGGCCACGCGATGAGCGTCTCACGATGTCATCGGCGAGCCAAGCGTCAGAGGGCGTTGAGACCGCTGCCGGCGTCCGCGTCCTTGACTTGTTTTAAAGACAGCGCCGCTCGCTCGTCTTCCGACGTGGCCTCCTTCTTCTCCGGGGGCTTCCTGCCGGACCTTTCCGCAGACACGACAAGGAATCGATGGGAAAAATGCCACATCTCCAGGATGCGTACAATTACTTTCCTGTAAAATAGCCTCGCGCCGGCCGTTATCGGGAGGTCCCGATGTGACCGTACAACGCAGGTATCGGCGCGTACTAAGAAAAAAACGCACCGAAGCCGTACCGAGATTTACTTTCCGAACGCCGGCCGTCGCGGAAGACCTTGTCAATCGGGAGACAGCGGTCGTCCTCGCCGAGATGGCAAACTCCGATGGGTCCGATCGTTTTTGACTGTCCGGATGATTTCGCGTGAACTTGACGTATCGTTTTATTTGCGTTTTGGCCTTTTGGTGCGACGGAAAGCacaccttgtgttgaattgtgctatatagatAGAGAAATTGGCCCGACCTTCCCCAAACTCCCACGAGTCATTTTAAAAGCACTTTGAATCATTTCTGAAATAAGATTTCTATTTCCGAAACGCTCGGACGACTATTAGCAGGAGCCGCTCACCATCTGTCTTCCACGTCCCGCACGGTGTCCGGCAAAGGAACGTTGAGCGTCTCGGGCAGGAAGCAGGCGAAGCCCGAAGCCAGGACGGCCGCCCCCCCGTACACCACGCTGGGCAGAGCGGGGAAGACCTGGAGGGGGCGCCGCACCGCGTCTTGAACGGCTCACGCGGGCCAGGAATAAGGGCGAGTTACCTCATCCAAGATGAGGACGGCGGGCGCCGCCATGCTGCCCACTCTGGCCATGGTGGACACCAGACCCATTCCCGTTTGCCTTAGGGAAACGGCGTTAGTGCCTTTGACTACATACGGTACTTGTTCCAATTTGCGATCTTTGCAAACGAAACGTGCGACACGCAACGGGAAATAGGCAGAGCGATGAGGCGGTACCTGATGACGGTCGGGTAGAGTTCCCCGGTGTACAAGTAGACGGTGGTGAAGGACGCCGATGTGAAGGCCTTACCCAGACACGCCAAAGTGGTCCTGACGACTTGCTTGTCTAACAGAGGGGGCGGGCGGCGCCGTTATTTGGCGCCGCCGCCTCCTTTTTCTAACGTATTGACGGCGGCTCAAAGGTGACAGGAAAACGCTCCGTTACCCGTCGGGACGAAGATGTTGGCGAAGATGACCAGAGCGGACATGAAGAGGCAGGCGGCCTGAGACACCCTTCTCCCGAGAAAACTCAGCATGCCCAGAGCCACGAGTTTGGCGGGAATATCCACGGCTCCAAAGATGAGCTGCATCACGTAAATGCTCACCTGGACCCGGAGACGGAAACTCTTAGGTGACGCGCGGCGCCGAGCCGGCCACTCCCGAACGTTTTGCGCGCTCACCCCGAACTTCTGCAGGTCCATCGCTAAGCCGTAGTAGGCGAAGCTGGTGGAGAACCTGGCAGAGCGACGCAGTATTAGTCTTAGCCTTTCGGCACGTCTTAGACGGAAATTTTATGCTCTTAAATTCTTCCTTTAGGGTCGAGAAGGCGTCCTCGTTTGCGACGCCGACCCGGGAGACGTTCGGCGGGCGACCGCAGAGACCGGGATCGCAACTCCCGACCCTTCGCTCATTCCTCACCAGACGGCGATGAGCCCGACAGAGATGCGTCTCATGCCGGGCGTCCTCAGCAGGTCGTAGGCGGTCAGCGTCTCGCGGTCCGTCTCCAACTCCTTGGTCATGTGGGAGCGAAGCACCTGCGGGCGGCACGGCACGCGCCTCAAGCTCACGTTGGCGGCGGCGGCACTGCCGTTTAGGGACACGCGGCGGCACCTCCGGCGTCAGCCCTTCGGAAATGTCGGCTTTTCCGTTGATGCGAGCCACTCTGCGGAGGGTCTTAAGGGCCTCCCCGGATCTCTGCCTGAGGACCAGCCAGCGCGCCGACTCGGCGAACCACCTGGGCGGGCGGGCGGTCGGCGGCACGTCAGAGGGCCGTTTTCCAAGGGGAGCGCGCCTAACCGAAATGAACGGACCAACTGTAGGCAAAGAAGAGGACGTGGGGAGCGCACACGGCCACGTGCAGCTTTCTCCAGTCCCGAAGCCAGTAAGCCAAGCCCGCCAAGACCATCTGACCGAAGGTGAAGTAGAAGGAGGTGAGCGTTCCCACAAGAGTCCTGCTTTTGGTGGGGATCCACTCCACCTCTGGTGACAAACGGGCAGAGTTGGCCGGCCGGCGGACGAGGACGAAGGCGACGCCAAAAGGTCTTACTCAGGGACACGGAGTTGAGTATGATGCCCGACACTGCCATGCCGCTCAGGAAGCGGAAGGCGCAGTAGACCCAGTAAGATTGCGAGAAGGCGCAGCAGGTGCCCAGGACGCCCAGCTGCAGGTAGGACCAAATAAGGACGGAGCGCCGACCGAACCTGAGGCAAAGGCGGGAGGGTTGGATGGAAGGAAGGACACGCGCCTGTCCTTCCTTCCTGCGCACGCACCTGTCAGACAGGCCGCCGTAGATGACGGCGCCGGCTAAAACGCCGCCCATGTACACCGTCTGGATCATCTGCTTGAGTGGACGCAGGGAACACACCAGGTCCCACTGAGGACGCACACGCAAGGGAAGTCTCATTGCTGCGCCGGATCTGTTCGGCTTCCAGTTTGTTCCGGCTTCTACCGGATGGCAAAAACCTCCTACTCGCGAATCGCCGGACAGCCTCGCCGCCGGGCGGTCGGTCGGCTTATCCTACCGGATCATTGTGCCCTAACGCCCCGTGCGCGCCACCGGGTTACCTCGGAAACAGTGGTGGCGATGAACTCGGAGCGGTCGTAAGTCCATCCGTCCGCGCAGCTTTCGGTGCGCGGGGGGTGGCTGCCGTTGGCGGAGCCGTTAGCGTTTAGCATCTGCCACTGAGGCGTCACGTACCTGAAAGCATCCCAGTAGACCGGCCGGCCGGCCGGCGGTTAGTCGACAACGCGGACCCGAACGGACGAATGGCGGAAACACCTCCGGCAGCGGTCCAGTCTCGTTCCCGAAGGGTCGGGCGGAATGAAAGCCTCGAGCGCGTCCCGGCCGTCCGCCTGAAAGCCCTCGACGTCACTACGCTTCGGCGGTACCGGACGCGAGGCGACGGCGTACCTGCCGCGTGAGATTCCAAAAGCTGTCGTTGGCCGAGATGCTGCAGCGGTGGCCGGGGGTTCCGGAGACAAAGTTGTTGAGGAGGTTCTGACTCGCCATCAGGAGGCCCGGGAAACTGATGAGGGTCACGTGGAGCCACTGGTACCGCCCGAAACCACCCATCTGACAAGCGCCGGGAGCGAGATTTACCAGATGACAATTTCCCCACCGGATCGCTTTGACCGCTCGTTACTAGGCGCTTCGGTCAATCGCGCCTAAACAAGGATCCATTG is a window encoding:
- the oatx gene encoding solute carrier family 22 member 6, with product MGFSELLDQMGGFGRYQWLHVTLISFPGLLMASQNLLNNFVSGTPGHRCSISANDSFWNLTRQADGRDALEAFIPPDPSGTRLDRCRRYVTPQWQMLNANGSANGSHPPRTESCADGWTYDRSEFIATTVSEWDLVCSLRPLKQMIQTVYMGGVLAGAVIYGGLSDRFGRRSVLIWSYLQLGVLGTCCAFSQSYWVYCAFRFLSGMAVSGIILNSVSLKVEWIPTKSRTLVGTLTSFYFTFGQMVLAGLAYWLRDWRKLHVAVCAPHVLFFAYSWWFAESARWLVLRQRSGEALKTLRRVARINGKADISEGLTPEVLRSHMTKELETDRETLTAYDLLRTPGMRRISVGLIAVWFSTSFAYYGLAMDLQKFGVSIYVMQLIFGAVDIPAKLVALGMLSFLGRRVSQAACLFMSALVIFANIFVPTDKQVVRTTLACLGKAFTSASFTTVYLYTGELYPTVIRQTGMGLVSTMARVGSMAAPAVLILDEVFPALPSVVYGGAAVLASGFACFLPETLNVPLPDTVRDVEDRWSGRKPPEKKEATSEDERAALSLKQVKDADAGSGLNAL